A region of the Methylomagnum ishizawai genome:
CGGGTCGGGGGCCGTGGCCCGCGCATTGGCCCGCGTGAAGACGGGGGCCGAGGTCGGGTGCAGGCGGTAGTCGCGGACGCTGGTGTCGGAATTGATGGGACCGAAGTCCAGCACGCCGACCAGATTAGCCACGGTATCGCCGGCCCTGACGGTATCGTCCTGGCCGATGTAGGGGGTGGGGTTGGGGTTTTGGCTGCTGGAGCCATCGTCGAGGACCACCAGGCTGCGTGCGTTCAGGTCGGCGAGGTTCTGCGCGTCGATGCTGCCCGCGTCGTAGACGTTGGTGGGTTGCCGCAAGCGTCCGCCATAGCCCAAGGTCAACTGGCCGTAGCGGCCCAGGAAGTAGTTTTGCTGCACCGTCATGTCCGGTAAGTCGACGTACATGCCTTCATAGCGTTCGAGTTCGCCGTCGGTGGATTCGGGCAGGGTGATGGAGCTGATGGAGGGTAGGGCGTTGCCGGTGCTGACGACGCCGACCGCCGATACGCTGCCGATTTCGGTGAGTCCGTTGAATTCCTGGACCGTGCCGGTGACTTGCACCCGGTCGCCGACGTTCACCGGGGTGGCGCAGGAACTACAGAAAACAAAGATGCCTTCGGAAGTCGCGGGGTCGCCGTCGTCATTCCCTTCCGGTTCTTGCAGGAAGAAGCCGCTCAGTTGGTTGGACGCTTGCAAGTCGGCGGTCACGATGCCGCTGACCGTCACGGTTTGCCCCAGCAACGGGCTGGTGCTGGCGGAGCCTTGCACGTCGTGGATCGGTGTGGTCGCGATATCGTCGTTGTTGATCGTGCCCTGGCCTTGGGCGTCCGCGACATCCGCGCCCGTTAGGTTGGTGACGTTGACGAAGAAGGTTTCGTTGGATTCGACGGTGGTGTCGCCGTTGACGGCGACGGTGAAGGTGTGGCTGGTGCTACCCTGGGGAATGCTCTGGCCGGTGAGCGCTTGGGCGGTGTAATCGCCGGGGGCGGTCGCGGTGCCGTCGGCGGTGGCGATATCGAAGCTCACGCCGCCCGCGCCCGCGGGCGCGGACAGGCTGACCGTGAAGGTGAAGGTGGTGGTGCCGCTGTCGCCTTCGGTCTTGCTGACATCGTTGATGGACAGGCTGGGGGCCGCCCCTGTGGTCGACAGCGAAAAATTATCGAGGGCCAGGCCGTGGTCGTTGCCGGCGTCGTTATTCTCGATCCAGCGGAGCCAGAGGGTGGTGCCATTGGTCCAGTTCAAGCCGGTCAAGCTGCCGGCACGCGCCGAACGACCGGCGTTATTGCCATCCACCGCCGCCGCGCTGGCGGTCGCGACCGGCGAAGTGAAGTTGAAGGCGGAGCCTGCTGCCGTCCAGGTCGATACCGCCGAGAACGTGGCACCGAAGCCATATTCCAGCACCATGGTCTGCGCCGTGGCGTTGCCGCCGTTACGCCATTGTTCGCCGTCATAGGCGAGGTTCAAGGTATCGATGGTCGCGCCGGAAGTATTGGTGGCCGAGAACGCGATCCAGCCCGCGACCGCACCGGCGGCCGGGGAGCCGAAATAAGCGCCGCCGGAACCCAATCCGCCCAGGGCGCGGTCGCTGGCACCCGTGCTGCCATAGCTGTAGAACGTTCCCGCGTTCGAACCGCCGTTATCCGCGTTATAGGCCGTGATGGCGGTCCCTGGGGCGGGTTGCTTGAACAAAGACCAGCCCGGTAAGGTGGTGTCGTTGGTCCACGCATTGTTGGTGCCGCTCGCGGCCAGGGTGTCGAAGTTCTGGGAATAGCTGCTGGAAAAATTGACCGCGGCCTGCCCGGTCAAGGGTAGCGCCAGCAAGGCGGCGGCCAGCCGTGTCAGTTTGTGGTGGGTTGGGGCCATGTCCGGGGGTCTCCGATGGGGAGTAGTGTTTGTTAGGGATGGGCGTGGCGGGCACGCGGCGCGTGTTTTTCACGGCGCGTTTATAGAGTGGGGGGATGACAGGGGATTTAAGCTTTGGTGACAGCCGGTTGCTGGTGCGGAACACCCGGCTAGGGGTTGGCGTCGCCGATGGGATGGGCCGCGTTGGCCTGGAACCCCTCCGGCACCTTCCCGCTCAGGTAATAGGCGAAGGCGATCACCTCGGCCACGGCCAGATAAAGCTCGCGGGGGATTTCCTCGCCCAGGGGCACCTCGGCCAACACCTTCGCCAGCCCCGGATCGGTGCGCAGCGGCACCCCGTGTTCCTCGGCCAGCGCGATGATTTGCTCGGCCAAATCACCCTTGCCGCTGGCGGTGACGCGGGGGGCGTTCCGTCCGTCGTAGTTCAGGGCGATGGCGAGATCGGGCGGATTGACGACGCGGTTCATGCCTTGAGGTCCAGCAAGGGCGCGGCGGGCGCGGTGTTCCTGGCGTTGGCGGCGGGGGCTTGTGCCAGCGTATCCAGATGGCCCACCGCCAGCCCCGCGCCTTCCAGCCGCGCCCGCAGCCAATCGCCGTGGTCCCGCAACAGCCCGGCGGTGTCCGCCGTGTCGCTCCAGAGGTAGGTATCGATCTTGCCGCCCGCCAGCACCAAGCGGGCCGAGACCGTTCCCAGTCCTGGCGGCCTGAGTTCCAGGTTCACCGACCAATGTTGGGTGGCGGTGGCCTCCGCGCCGCCGTGTTGTGCCTCGGCGTCGATGCGTATCCGCAGGGTGTCGCTTTGCTCGCCTTGGGCATAGGGGATCGCCACGGACCAGGATTGGGTGCCGTCCGGTTGGGGTAGGGCGGCCAGTTGGTCCAGGCCGATGCGCGCCAAAGCGCCCTCGACCTTCCGTGCCAGGGCATCGAGCGGGGAGGGGTCGGTGCCGGTGGTCTGTGCGGTTTCCGGCGTGTTGGCGGGCCGTCCGGCGGTTTCCGCCGGGTGCGCGGGTGCGCCCGTAGCGGGTTGGGCGGCGTCCAGCCGGTCCAATACGGTCAACAGCAAGCCTTTGAAGTCCCCGGCGGGAAAATCCCCACCCCGGTCCAACACCCGCGCCAACCGCGCCTCGAACCATATTCCCGCGTCCCCCAGCGCCTGGGCCAGGCCTTCCGCCGTGGCGAGCCGCCCCGGATTGGGCAGCGCCGCCAAGAGTCCGGCCAGGGCTTGCTTGACCGGGGCGGGCAGGGGGTGGGCCGGGTCCGCCAGTTTGGGCAGCGCCGCCGCGAACTCGGCCAGTGGGATTTGCTTGGGCAGGAGCAGCCGCAGGGCTTGGGCTTCTGGGGTATCGGCGGGAGAGGGCGGGGACGGCGATGCGCCGCCGGGGTGGGCTCCGGGCGGGGCGATGGCGAGCGGACGCAGTTCCGGCGTGGTGCCGGGCCGGGTCACTTCCAGCTTGAGCAGGGTGCCGGGCGGGAGGTCGGCAGTGGTGGCGGCCACCAGGGTTTTGCCGCCGATTTGCAGCAGGAGGTTGGTGTCCGAGAGCCTGGCCCGGACCACGGCGGTCACCACATCGCCCAGTTTCAGCCCCGCCCCGCCCGGTCCCGGCGCGGGAGCCGGACCTATCGGAAGCGGCGTGCGGGTGATTTCCATGGTTCAGGCCAGCAGCAGGTGCTGGACTTGCCAGATATCGTCCTTGGCCCGGTCCAGCACGTCCTGGCTCAGTTCGGTCGCGGACTGGCCCGCCAATAGCTTCCGGTAGGCGGGGGTTTGGTCCAGGTGCGGATGTTTGTGGACCTCCAGGCTGCCGACGAAGCTATGCAATTGCGCCAGGATCACCAGGTCGGTGTAATCGGCGGGGCCGGGACGGTCCAGCAGCCAGTCCTCGGCGTGGCGGGCGGCCTCCTCGAAATCCTTGGGGAAATCCCATTGCCGCAGGATCAAAACGCCCACCGGCGTCCTGAGCGCTTGCAAGGCCGCGTCGAGCTGGGCCGGATCGTCCAGCAGGCCGGGGTGGCGGTCGGCCAGGGTCAGGACCGGCACGCAGCCGATATCGTGGACCAAGCCGGCCAGCATGGCGCGGTCGGGATCGAAGCCGCGCAGCTTATGGGCCAGCACCGCGCAGATGGCGGCGACATAGCCGCTGTGCGCCCACAGGGCGTTCATGCGCTTGCGGATTTGCGGGGATCGCGCCGTGAACACGGATTTGAGCGCGAAGCTGGTGATGAGGTGCTGGGCGGCTTTGAGGCCGATGCGGGTCAGGGCTTCGGGGCAGCTCTCGATCTTCTTGCGGCCGGGGTAGAGCGGGCTGTTGGCGATGTGGATCAACCGCGCCGTGATGGCGGGGTCGAGTTGCACCACGCGGGCGATGCGGGCGTTGTTGGCCTTTTCGTCGTTGATGGCTTTGCGGATTTTGAGCGAGATTTCCGGCAAGGTCGGCAGGACCAGCTTTTCCGCCCGCAAGTCCTGGTAGCACTGGCGGAGCAGCGGGTTGTGCGCGTCCTCTGTGGGGGCGGCGGGTATGGCGGACACGGGGGTCTCCGTTGGGGCGGGCGGTGGTGGGTTCCCGATACTAGGTTAGCGGCATTCCGGGGGTTTGTTGGAGGGGGTCCGTCCACCCGGACTGGCTGCCGGGGATTTCCGCCCGTTTCGCCAAGCCGGGCTTGTCCCGCCGTCTTAAAGGCGGCGGGCCGCGCCGCCCCGCCGCCCCGCCCCGCGATCATGCCTTACCGGCATGTCCCATCCGCCGCCGACAAAGCCTCCACCACCGTCGGCCCCGCCGGTTGCACCAGCGCTTCGGGATGTTTGTCCAGATAATCCAGGATCGGCCTGGGATCGAATTCCCGCCGGGCGCGGCAAGCATCGCCGCCCGGCCCGCCCAAGACCCCCGCCACGAAGCCCGCGCACAGACCCGCCCCGAGATGTTCCCTGGGGGTATCGGTCTTCTTCCAGAGCGTGCCCGGCGTTTTGAACAGGGCCAGATATTCCCCGCAGGCCCATTTCAGCCAAGTCCCGTCCTTGGGCGCGAGATGGGCCGAATACAGCGCCGACAACGGTCCCTTGTCGATCTGTCCCGGTTCCGCCGCGCATTCCCCGGCCAGCAGGGCCAATCCCATCGCCATCGCCGCCCATTTCATCGTGTTGCCTCCTCGCTTTGCCGGATGATTCCGGGCCGTTCCCGGTCCAGGCGCAAACCATAGCCCAATAAAAAACGGGGCTCCACATCCCTGTGGAACCCCGTTCCATCCCACCCATCAGCGGCTGGGGGTCTGCTCCCACCAGTTCACGAAGCCCGGCGCCCCCTTCCTGCCCATGGCGTTGACATAGGCGACCAGGTTGTTGAGGTCGTTGCCGCACAGGTAATTCTTGAAGGCGGGCATCCCCTCGTCGGAACCGCCGGGCACCACCTCCCGCACATCGTCGCCCTCGCCCGCGATCTTGGGGCCCATGCCGCCCAGGCCGGTCATGCCGTGGCAGCTATAGCAGTTGAGGCGCAGATAGGCCCGGCGTCCTTCCTCGACCGGGCTGAGGGTTTCGGCCATGCAGGGTTCCTTCACCGCGATATTGACCGTGGCGCTGGCCTTGGCGGTCGCGCCCCCCGCCTTGCCGGTGGCGGTGATGGTGTACTTGGTGGCGGGTTGGGGCAGCCGGGGATAGCCGCTGATGACGCCGGTCTTGGCGTCCAGGGCCAACCCCAAGGGCAGGGCGGGGCTGCTGGCGTAGGCCACCGGAACCCCGGCGTCGAAGCCGGTCGCGGCATAGGCCGGGGTCGCCGCCATGGTCTGGTCCTTGGGCAGCACCAGGGCTTGGGAGGCCGGGGCGAGGCCCGCCGCCGCCGCGCCGTCCGCGAGGCAGAACAGCAACAGGCCGGGCAACAGGGCGCTGGAAAGATTCGCGTGCGCTTTCATATTCTATTTACCTTCATGGTTGGAGGGGTGCGCCGGAGCCGCGTCGGCGGGACTTCCGGGCGGACCCAGGTCGGGTTCGATGAGCGGTAGGTGATAGGCCGAGAGGATGCGCTGGATGTCGTCGCGCCGTCGTTCGATGGCGGCGTCCAGCCGGGCGGCGAGCGCCTGGTCGTCCTTCCGGACGCCCATGGCGATGTCGTAGGCGAACGGCATTCCGGGCATCCCGGCGTCGTTGGGCGCGGGCCGCACCGCCAAGGCGTCGCCGTACCGGGCCGCGTAATAGCCCCCGAACGGTCCCCAGACGATGGCCATGTCGATCCGGCCTCGGGCCACGGCCTCGATGATTTGGCCCTGGGGCTGTTTCACCGAAGCCCCGCCCCACAGGGAAAAGCCGAAGATGTTGTTGGCGAGTCCATGTCGGCCCAGGGCGACGGCGGGCGGCGAATTGGAGCCGTCGTTGCCGACCGTGTGCAGGCCGATCTTGAGCCCGCGCAACACCGGATCGTCGTAGGACTGGAAATCCAGGCCGCGCTGGCGCTGGCTGACCACGACATAGCCGGAGCGGTAATAGGGCCGGGTGGTCCGCACCCGCTCGAATCCGCCGGGCACGCTGATGACCACATCGCAACGGTCCGCGCCCAAGGTCTGGCGGAAGAAGCTTTGGCGCTGCTTCAGCCAGGTGTAGGCCACGCGGGCGTGCAGGTCCTGGGCCAATACCTGGGCGATCTTGTTCTCGTAGCCTTCCTGCCCCAGGTTGGAATACGGCAGATTGTCGGGATCGGCGCAGACGCGCAGCGTACCGCCCGCGAGGGCCGGTCCCGCGGCCAGCGCGGCGGCCAACGCGGTCCAGCGCAGCCGCCGGGGAAAGGCTCGGGATCGTGGGCTCATGGGCGTGAAACCGGGACTCAAGGGTTCAGCTTGAAGACATGGACCCGGCCACCGCCATTGGTGGCGCCGCCGCTTTCCGAGCCGGTCTTGCCGGGGCAGGGCTTGCCGCTGGCGGTGAAGCCGCCCGCCAGCCAACCCACGCCACTGAACACCGCCACCCGTTGCTGCTTGTCCGGTCCCATGAAGGTGATCGGCGTGCCGACCGTGCCGCATTCATAGCCATTGGCATCGGTCAGCGCGGTCTCGAACAACAGGTCGCCGGTGATGGCGTCGAGCGCCTTGAACTTGTTGTCGAGGGTGCCGTAGAAGATCACGTCGCCCTGGGTCGCCAACACGCCGCTATAGATGGCGGCCGGTTCGGGATAGGCCCATTTGCGGGTGTTGCTGGTGATATCCCAGGCCACCAACTCGCCGGAAAACAGCCCGCCCGGTCCCAGGGTCATGGTGATGTTCTGGCCCATGAACGGCGCGCCGGCGATATATTCGGCCTTCAGGCCCTCGTAGGTCTGGCACAGGTTGAAGGTCGGCACATAGAACAAATTGGTGCGCGGCGAAAACGCCATCGGTTCCCAGCCCTTCAAGCCCATGGCCGAGGGGCAGATATCGGTGGTCGGGACGCCTTGATGGGTGGCTTTGGGCGAGTCCGGGACCACCTGGCCCTTGGCGTCGAGGAACACCGGCAGGCCGGTGGCGAGGTCGATATGGTCGGCCCAGTTCACCGCTTCCGGCTTGGGACCGAACTTGGTCGCCGCCAGGACTTCGCCGCTGAGCCGGTCGAAGGTGTAGGCGAAGCCGTTCTTGTTGAAATGCACCAGCACCTGGGCATGGCTGCCGCTGGCGTTGGTGATCGGGGTGGTGAGGGTCAGCGGGACGCTTTCGCCCGAAGCCGCGTCGTAGTCCCAGTAATCGTGCGGCGTGGTCTGGTAGATCCATTGCGCCAAGCCGGTCGAGGCGTTGCGGGCGAACACCGACGCGCCCCATTTGTTAGCACCGGGGCGTTGGTCGGCATTCCAGGTGCCGGGCTGGCTGGTGCCGTAGAACAGCAGGTCGGTGGCGGCGTCGTAATTGATGAAGCCCCAGACCGAACTGCCGCCCTGCTGCCATTTGTTGCCGGCGCCTTCCCAGCTGGTGACGCCCTGGTCCACGCCCTGGTTCTTGCCCTTCTGGTAGAACGAGTTATAGAAGGCGCTGCCGACCTTGACATCGCTGTCGGGTCCGGTGGTGTAGGCGGTCCATTGCACCGCGCCGGTCGCGAGGTCCAGCGACTTGACCCAGCCCCGCACCGCCATTTCGCCGCTGGAACTACCCACGATCACCCGGTATTTACCCGCTGCGGCCTTGTTCGGGACGATGAGGACCGCGCCATTGGTGGTGACGCCGGTCTTGGGGTCGGCCAGGGAGGTGCGCCATTTCTGCTTGTGGGTCGCGACATCCACCGCCACCACGGTGTCGTCCAGCGTGGTGTAGACCACGAGGCCGTTCTGGTAGGCCGGGCCGCGGTTGACCGTGTCGCAGCAATTCACGCCGAAGGCATAGCGGTTGACGCTGGGGGAGAAGGTCCACAGGGTCGCGCCGCTGCTGAGGTCGTAGGCGATCAGCTTGTTCGGGAAGGGCGTCACCACGTACAAGGTGCTGCCGACCACCAGGGGAGCGCCCATGTGGCTGCCATTGACGCCGGTCTTGAAGGTGCGTTCCAGCACCAGCTTGGAATCGAGGGGAGTGCCGATGCTGGTCCGGTTGATTTGGGCGAGTTCGCTGTAATGGGTGCCGTCCAGGGCGCCGCCATGGCTGGTCCATTGGTTGCCGGTGCCGACCACGGTGGTCAGCGCGGCCCCGGCCCCCAGGCTATGGATTCCCAGCAATAGCGCGATAGGCCATCCCGCCCGTGGCCGGGATGGAGGTTGGAAGAAGCCCGTGGCCGACGCGCCGCCATGGAATTGGTTTTTCATAAGATTAAGCCCCCAAGAGCTGAAGTTCGCGGAATCCCACACCGTCCGGTCCGGGCGGCGATGGGTGGATTTATTGACAACGGAGCGGTGGTTTAAAGCGCCTGCGACTAATATGGCAAGCATAGCTTAAAAAATCCGGTTTATAGGTGATAGGTATCGGGGTATTTTTGGGATTTATCCCCGTGGCGATGGCGAGACAATTTTATATTTAACAGCGCATGTAAGCATGAAAATTTAATGACTATGTCGTAAAAAATGAATCTGAATATTTACATATTTAAAGCGTGGTCGATACGCAAAATGTGCGGCTGTTCCGGCGTAATCTATACATTCTTCGCCAGTGGATGGCCGGATGCGGCGCTGGCTTGTGATACTTCGCCCGAGCGGTCGCCGGAGGGCTCGATAGCAATGATTAGCAAACATCATGCCGACATTGGTCGCCAGGAAAATGTGATAGTATTCACAGTCCAGCCGGATCGGAACAAACCAAAATTGCAGCCCCGCAAAAAATGACTGCAAGCTTGGTATGGACTCCTGGAATGGCTTGTTTTTGGTGGGTGGCTTAAATAGGGTATTTTGGCTGGGTTGCGGCCCGGAATGGGCCAAATGATAAGCGTTATCTTTGGAAGTGTTGGCGAGGGTATCGAGCGGCTATGCCAGCCGCGCCGCGATCCATAACCCTCCGGCCCGGCCCGTCCGGGCGCGACAGACCCGCCTTATAAAAGGACGCGGGACCAAGCCATCCCCGTCATCGCGACGCAGCGCCCGGCCCGTCCAAGCCACCGATTTTTATTGTGGTCGCACTGAATTTTCAGTACCCTGCACCGCGGTTTGCGCCGCCATGGAAACGGACAATCAATCCAATCCGCGTGCAGCCACCCTTGACAAAGTGGCGCACAAGGGACCGGATCACCCAATAGGGAAACGTTCCGCCAACCCGCCGGTTCGTTGGAAAAAACCGGCACGCCAAGCCAAGCAAGCAATAAGAAATTCGGAAACCTACTGACAGAGAAGAGAGAGGAGGAAACTATCGTGTTACAAGCAAATGCGTCGGTAATCATCGCATTATTGATGGGTATCGCCGGTATCGCCTACGTCAAATGGCAGCTCAAGCGGGTGCTGTCCTGCGATGAGGGCAATGAGACCATGCGGGGTATCGCCGCCGCCATCCAGGAAGGCGCGTCCGCGTTCCTGAGCCGCGAATACCGTGTGTTGGCCATCTTCGTCGCCATCGTCGCCGCCATCATCGCCGCCTTCCTGGCGTGGCAGACCGCGGTGTGCTTCGTGGTGGGCGCGGTCGCTTCCGCCGGGGCCGGCTATCTCGGCATGTACGTGGCTGTCCGTTCCAATGTGCGTACCGCCGCCGCCGCCAGCCATGGCCTGCACCAAGGTTTGCGCGTCGCCTTCGGCTCGGGCGCGATCATGGGCATGTCGGTGGTGAGCTTTTCGCTGCTGGGCATGACCATCCTTTTCCTCATCTTCAGCGGCAGCCCCGAGCAATTGACCTATGTCACCGGCTTCGGCTTCGGTGCCAGTTCCATCGCGCTGTTCGCCCGTGTCGGCGGCGGCATCTACACCAAGGCCGCCGACGTGGGCGCGGACTTGGTGGGCAAGGTCGAGAAGGGCATCCCCGAGGACGATCCCCGCAACCCCGCCGTGATCGCCGACAACGTGGGCGACAACGTGGGCGACGTGGCCGGCATGGGCGCTGACTTGTTCGAGTCCTATAGCTCCTCCATCATCGCCGCCGCCGCCTTGGGCGCTTCTCTGGGCGTGAATTCGCTGGCCTTCATCGGCCTGCCGTTCTTGATCGGCGCGGTGGGCGTGTTGGCCTCCCTCTACGGCATCTACATGGTGACCGCCGAGGACGATTGGAAAATCCGCCAAAGCACCAATCCGGTCCTGGTCCTCTTCAACAAGTTCGTCACCCAGATCGACGAAACCGCTTCCCTGCAAGCTTTGCTGGACGCGCTGCGCCGTTCGGTGTGGGGCGCTTCGGCCTTGATCGTTGTGTTTTCGCTGCTGGCCGTGTTGCTGACCGGCGTGAGCATCAACTACTGGTTCGTGATCCTGGTCGGCCTGGTCGCGGGCAACGGCATCGCCTACGTGACCGAGTACTACACCTCGTACACCGAGAAGCCGGTCAAGTCGATTGCCGAAGCCTGCCAGACCGGCCCGGCCACCACCATCATCCAGGGCACCGCCGTCGGCATGATGAGTACGGTGTTCCCGGTGTTGATCACCGCCGTGGCCATCCTGGTCAGCATTTGGCTGGGCCATAAGGCCGATGGGTCCATCACCGCCGGCCTCTACGCCGTGGCCCTGGCCGGCGTGGGCATGCTCAGCACCCTGGGCGTGACCCTGGCCACCGACGCCTACGGCCCGGTCGCCGACAACGCCGGTGGCATCGCCGAGATGAGCCATCTGCCGCACGAGGTCCGCCAGCGTACCGACGCCCTGGACAGCCTGGGCAACACCACCGCCGCCACCGGCAAGGGTTTCGCCATCGGTTCCGCCGTGCTGACCGCCCTGGCCTTGTTGGGCGCCTACATCACCGCCGCCAAGATCGATTCCCTGAGCATCCTGGCCCCGACCATGCTGCCCGGCATCCTGATCGGCGCGATGCTGCCGTTCCTGTTCTCCGCCATGACCATGAGCGCGGTGGGCAAGGCCGCCTACAACATCGTGTTGGAAGTGCGCCGCCAGTTCAAGGAAATCCCCGGCCTGATGGAAGGCACCGGCAAGCCCGACTACGCGGCTTGCGTGGGCATCTCCACCGAGGGCGCGCTGAAGGAAATGATGATCCCCGGCACCATGGCGGTCGTGGTGCCTTTGATCGTCGGCTTCGTGCTGGGCAAGGAAGCGCTGGCCGGCCTCTTGATCGGCACCACCGCCTCTGGCTTCCTGCTGGCCGTGATGATGGCGAACGCGGGCGGCGCCTGGGACAACGCCAAGAAGTGGATCGAAACCGGGCAGTACGGCGGCAAGGGCTCCGACGCCCATAAGGCCGCCGTGGTGGGCGACACCGTGGGCGATCCCTTCAAGGACACTTCCGGTCCCTCGCTCAACATCCTCATCAAGCTGATGAGCATCGTGAGCTTGGTGTTCGCCAGCGCCTTCGGTTCGGGCTGGTTGAGCTTCTAAGCTAAACCGTCCTTCCGGGCCGATAAAAAAGCCCGCCTCCCTCACGGGGGGGCGGGCTTTTTGTTTGGGGCTTATCAACCAATCCCGCGGGCCTGTCGGTTTTATTCAACCACGACCGCCTTGGCCTGATACACTGCCCGTCCTTCCCGGTCCGGTTATACGGCCCCGGATGGGTCGACAGACAGCGTTGTTAATGCCCGTGTATGTATAAGGAGAACCGCGATGTCACCATTCCCATTAGAGGTGCCGGCCTTGGCCGCGGCGAAGCTCAAATCCTACGGAGCCCTGGGCTTGTGCTTGTGGCTGGGCGGGACCGGGTGGGCGCGGGCGGAACCCGATTTCGCCGCCATCCCCAACGACCGTCTGACCGGCGCTTTCCATATCGCCACCGCGACGGCGGACCTGGACGCCGACGGCAAGGCCGATCTGGTCACGGCCAATTTCGACGACAACACCGTGTCCGTGGTCCTGGGCCGGGGCGACGGGACTTTCCAGGCCAAGGTGGATTATCCGGTGGGCAGCTTCCCGGCGGGGGTGGTGGTGGCCGATTTCAACCGCGACGGCAAGCCGGATATCGCCACCGCCAACTGGGGGGGCACCACGGTGTCGGTATTGAACGGCCTGGGCGACGGGACGTTCGGGATCAAGAAGGATTATCCGGCCCGGCAAAGCTCCTACCGCATCGCCGCGGCGGATATCAATGGCGATGGCTATATCGACCTCGCCACCGTGGGGTATAACGGGCGGAATTATGGCGTCTCGGTCCTGCTCGGCAACGGCGGGGGGACCCTGTTCAATTTTATCGGCAGGTATGTCACGTCCGGCAATACCTATGCCCTGGCGGCGGCGGACCTGAACGGCGATGGCAGGGCGGATATCGCCGCCGCCAACGAAAAGGGCGCGGATTCCACCGTCACCGTCTGGTTCGCCGATGGCGCGGGCCTTTTGTGGAACGGCAAGCATTATCCCGTGGGCCGCGATCCCATCGGGCTGGTCGTGGCGGATCTCGACGGCGATGGCAAGCCCGACCTCGCCACGGCCAACACCGGCGACGATACGGTGTCGGTGCTGCTGGGCCTGGGCGGCGGCCTATTCGGGGCGCGGGCCGACTATGGAGCGGGGCAAACCCCCCAGGCGCTGGCTGCGGCGGACCTCGACGGCGACGGCAAGCCCGACCTCGCCACGGCCAATAACAAAGGCGGGGCGGTGTCGGTGCTGTTGGGCCTGGGTGCCGGCAAGTTCAAGCCCAAGGCCGATTATGGCCGCGGATCGGCCACGTCCGTGGTGGTGGCCGATTTCAACGGCGACCAGCGGCGCGACCTGGCCTTGGGTCGGGGCGGGGACAACACCTACGACGTACTCCTGGGCGATGGCTCGGGCGGCCTGTCCGGGCCGGAAATCCCCAAGGGCGTCTATGCCGTGGGCTTGAATCCCGCCCAGGCGGTGGTGGCCGACCTCGACCACGATGGCCGTTTGGATGTCGCCACGGCCAACTGGGGCGACGACAGCGTGTCGGTGCTGGGCGGCAACGGGGATGGGACTTTGCGGGCGGCGGTGCGTTATGCAGTGGGCCGGGCGCCCCGCGCCCTGGCGGCGGGCCGCCTGAACCCGGACCACAGGCCGGAGTTGGTCACGATCAGCAGCTATTGGAACGGGTCGGGCTATAGCAATAGCTTCTCGGTCCTGCTCGCCCGCGGGGCCGGTGGTTACCGGGCCAAGCTGGATTATCCGGTGGCGCACAGCGGCTCTTTG
Encoded here:
- a CDS encoding quinoprotein dehydrogenase-associated putative ABC transporter substrate-binding protein, producing MSPRSRAFPRRLRWTALAAALAAGPALAGGTLRVCADPDNLPYSNLGQEGYENKIAQVLAQDLHARVAYTWLKQRQSFFRQTLGADRCDVVISVPGGFERVRTTRPYYRSGYVVVSQRQRGLDFQSYDDPVLRGLKIGLHTVGNDGSNSPPAVALGRHGLANNIFGFSLWGGASVKQPQGQIIEAVARGRIDMAIVWGPFGGYYAARYGDALAVRPAPNDAGMPGMPFAYDIAMGVRKDDQALAARLDAAIERRRDDIQRILSAYHLPLIEPDLGPPGSPADAAPAHPSNHEGK
- a CDS encoding sodium-translocating pyrophosphatase, whose translation is MGIAGIAYVKWQLKRVLSCDEGNETMRGIAAAIQEGASAFLSREYRVLAIFVAIVAAIIAAFLAWQTAVCFVVGAVASAGAGYLGMYVAVRSNVRTAAAASHGLHQGLRVAFGSGAIMGMSVVSFSLLGMTILFLIFSGSPEQLTYVTGFGFGASSIALFARVGGGIYTKAADVGADLVGKVEKGIPEDDPRNPAVIADNVGDNVGDVAGMGADLFESYSSSIIAAAALGASLGVNSLAFIGLPFLIGAVGVLASLYGIYMVTAEDDWKIRQSTNPVLVLFNKFVTQIDETASLQALLDALRRSVWGASALIVVFSLLAVLLTGVSINYWFVILVGLVAGNGIAYVTEYYTSYTEKPVKSIAEACQTGPATTIIQGTAVGMMSTVFPVLITAVAILVSIWLGHKADGSITAGLYAVALAGVGMLSTLGVTLATDAYGPVADNAGGIAEMSHLPHEVRQRTDALDSLGNTTAATGKGFAIGSAVLTALALLGAYITAAKIDSLSILAPTMLPGILIGAMLPFLFSAMTMSAVGKAAYNIVLEVRRQFKEIPGLMEGTGKPDYAACVGISTEGALKEMMIPGTMAVVVPLIVGFVLGKEALAGLLIGTTASGFLLAVMMANAGGAWDNAKKWIETGQYGGKGSDAHKAAVVGDTVGDPFKDTSGPSLNILIKLMSIVSLVFASAFGSGWLSF
- a CDS encoding PQQ-binding-like beta-propeller repeat protein; translated protein: MKNQFHGGASATGFFQPPSRPRAGWPIALLLGIHSLGAGAALTTVVGTGNQWTSHGGALDGTHYSELAQINRTSIGTPLDSKLVLERTFKTGVNGSHMGAPLVVGSTLYVVTPFPNKLIAYDLSSGATLWTFSPSVNRYAFGVNCCDTVNRGPAYQNGLVVYTTLDDTVVAVDVATHKQKWRTSLADPKTGVTTNGAVLIVPNKAAAGKYRVIVGSSSGEMAVRGWVKSLDLATGAVQWTAYTTGPDSDVKVGSAFYNSFYQKGKNQGVDQGVTSWEGAGNKWQQGGSSVWGFINYDAATDLLFYGTSQPGTWNADQRPGANKWGASVFARNASTGLAQWIYQTTPHDYWDYDAASGESVPLTLTTPITNASGSHAQVLVHFNKNGFAYTFDRLSGEVLAATKFGPKPEAVNWADHIDLATGLPVFLDAKGQVVPDSPKATHQGVPTTDICPSAMGLKGWEPMAFSPRTNLFYVPTFNLCQTYEGLKAEYIAGAPFMGQNITMTLGPGGLFSGELVAWDITSNTRKWAYPEPAAIYSGVLATQGDVIFYGTLDNKFKALDAITGDLLFETALTDANGYECGTVGTPITFMGPDKQQRVAVFSGVGWLAGGFTASGKPCPGKTGSESGGATNGGGRVHVFKLNP